From a single Miscanthus floridulus cultivar M001 chromosome 8, ASM1932011v1, whole genome shotgun sequence genomic region:
- the LOC136470638 gene encoding uncharacterized protein: MHLSGAVACWLQSVEEQVHSGGWEQFQELVMNCFGKDQHELLVCQLFHIHQSATVQDYIDKFTRLVDQLLAYGHKSDPIYYAMRFVDGLRVDIRAAVHMQRPQNLDTTCVLALLQEELVDPVLTKELRRPEPFTFAKAPVCGPPLPLLNPPPRLDHQDKPVPPHQLPEHRACGMDDKLSMLRDYRCARGLCFWCGEKWARDHRCPEAIQLHALQELWEVCFSGDYREDGYDVYLEAETTEAQVCVAISMAASGGPPSVTSIQFMGHIQGHPVCILIDSGSTHTFVSATLAVQLQGQSVLSPPLKVMVADGSQLLCSNQFENLVWHVQSHDFVSPAKVLPLSSYDLIVGMDWLASYSPMHIDWQHKWLLITQGQQQCFLQGSLSALPPGSVVQVSAVLSDDLVADPGVVPPEISALLAEFQSIFAPPSGYPPARDCDHTIPLLPGASPFSVHPYRYPPAVKDEIER, encoded by the coding sequence ATGCACCTGTCTGGCGCCGTGGCGTGTTGGTTGCAATCGGTGGAGGAGCAGGTTCATTCAGGGGGATGGGAGCAGTTTCAGGAGCTGGTCATGAACTGCTTTGGTAAAGATCAGCATGAACTGCTAGTTTGTCAACTCTTTCACATCCACCAGTCAGCCACAGTCCAAGACTATATTGACAAATTCACTAGGTTGGTAGATCAGTTACTTGCTTATGGCCATAAATCCGATCCAATTTACTATGCTATGCGTTTTGTCGATGGATTGCGTGTCGACATTCGTGCTGCTGTTCATATGCAACGTCCCCAGAATTTGGATACTACCTGTGTCCTTGCTCTGTTGCAGGAGGAATTGGTGGATCCTGTGCTTACGAAGGAGCTTCGGCGCCCTGAACCATTTACCTTTGCAAAGGCTCCGGTGTGCGGTCCACCTCTGCCGCTGCTGAATCCGCCGCCACGTTTGGACCATCAAGATAAGCCCGTGCCACCACATCAGCTTCCAGAGCATCGTGCTTGTGGTATGGATGACAAGCTCTCTATGTTGCGTGATTATCGGTGCGCTCGTGGTCTCTGTTTCTGGTGTGGCGAGAAGTGGGCCCGTGATCATCGCTGTCCGGAAGCAATCCAATTGCATGCTTTGCAAGAGCTGTGGGAGGTCTGTTTCTCTGGGGACTATCGGGAGGATGGCTATGATGTCTACTTGGAAGCTGAAACTACGGAAGCTCAAGTGTGTGTGGCTATATCTATGGCTGCTTCTGGTGGTCCACCTTCTGTCACATCTATTCAGTTCATGGGGCACATTCAGGGTCATCCAGTTTGCATCCTCATTGATTCTGGCAGTACTCACACCTTTGTCAGTGCTACTCTTGCTGTTCAGTTGCAAGGTCAGTCGGTGCTTTCACCTCCACTCAAGGTCATGGTGGCTGATGGTTCCCAGTTGCTTTGCTCCAATCAATTTGAGAACCTAGTTTGGCATGTTCAGTCTCATGATTTTGTCTCTCCAGCTAAGGTGTTGCCGCTGTCTTCTTATGACCTCATTGTTGGCATGGATTGGTTGGCTTCTTATAGTCCAATGCACATTGATTGGCAACACAAGTGGCTGCTTATTACACAAGGTCAACAGCAATGCTTCTTGCAGGGTTCTCTTTCAGCTCTGCCACCAGGTTCGGTGGTGCAGGTATCAGCAGTGTTATCAGATGATTTAGTTGCTGATCCTGGAGTAGTACCACCAGAGATCTCAGCACTCTTAGCTGAATTTCAGTCAATCTTTGCCCCTCCTTCAGGTTATCCTCCAGCCCGTGATTGTGATCATACCATTCCTTTGCTACCGGGAGCCAGTCCATTTTCGGTCCATCCGTATCGCTACCCTCCAGCTGTCAAGGATGAGATCGAGCGATAG